The genome window TCCTTTGCTCCCAAAAAGAGAGTAATCCATGAAACAAACGAGTCATAAGaccacaatatatatatgtatgtatgtgtgtgttaaTCAACTACTATAAATTTAACAGAATGTCATAGGTACACCCAACCACTAGTTGAAGTAGTAATAATGATGTTTATCATCCTGATGATCAGGATTCAAATTCTGCTCCtcattatgaaaaaaaaaatcacaggtGGGACAATTGGGTTTTGGTTGTTTGATTGTTGATTATACATCCTTGAGATGGATAAAGGGCATTAATAAATTTGAGAGCCGATGTCATATATAGTCATGAATAGTATCAGCCATAACTCATCTCAATTAAGCACAGTCAATCTAGGTAATTATTATTGTGCTTTTAAGCCTTTTATTTTTCGTTGGCTCTTAAAATCACCTTTAATTATCACTTTCATTGACTGTGCCCATTAAGCAGCATCATATGCAATTTGTTTGGTCATTGTTCAGTGCTTAATTCAATTAGCAACAATGACGGATCAAAGTGATATTTTCCGCTATGGACAAAATTCCTCACGAATTTGTTCTCTTAGACTGTCTTTGAAATATTTATGTCTAGAAAACGCATCTTAAGAGAGGAACCGAACATTTGTTTATATACCACTCAGTATATCAATCCAATGTGGAGCTATACACAATGATTTAACTTAGATTCAAGATATTGAAGCTCAGAAATATTTTCACCCCAAAAGATTAAAGTCTCAACAAGTAAACACCAAATTGCATATGAAAGCCAAAGGGTCCTCTGTacaatattgaaaaaaaaaaagaaaaaaaaaaagagtgggcATCCAATGGAACTCTTGCATTTGGGCCTTCAATGCAAGacaatatcatacaaatttttatttctGATGCCATAGATTATAGGTATTAGGtagattatatatttattgggTTTCGATTTTTTACATGAATGTTAtcatttattgatttatttttgatttagtTGGATATCATGGGAATTTCCAGAGATTATGATCTCCGCCGCTTCCAGCACCGCCACTACCAGCAGCATAATCATCATCGTAATCAAAACTCCCCAATCGAGGCGGGCTAAGAAGCATCCCTTCTGCCATGTTCACAAGAACATTAGGCATATCAAATATCAGATCCTCATCAACAAACATATTATCCACATTTCTTGGCATTTGATCAGGTTGCAGCACTACTGTTTCATTTCCTTCCATTTGATTACTCTGAATCCCCAAAGCATCATTCGCCGCCCCAAAAGCCGCTGCAGCATAGGCAGCAGCCGCTTGTATATCGTGGGGAGACGTGGAGGCAGGTACGGGCAAAGAAGCCGCCACATCTGGCAGATTAAGCTCAGCTTCCGGCCCTTTGAGTGCCAGTGCCGCCACATCGTAGGCAACTGCCGCCATTTCAGGGGTAGGAAATGTTCCTAACCAGATTCTAGTAGGCTTTCTGGGTTCCCGGATTTCCGACACCCATTTTCCACTTCTACGCCTGACTCCCCGATAAATCGAGTGGCGCCCTGAAGCCCGAGCAGGGCCACCAGAAGTGACAGAGACATTGCTGCCGCTGCTAGAACTAATACTTTTTGAGGATTGCATAATGTTTTGGAAAAATTAATGTTACTTTTGTGTGAAATCAAAAGAATGGCTGGAAGATTGGTGATGGGATTGGAGTGGGAGAGAAGAGAAGCCATTTATGGGGAGAGGATTTTCGAGGGAGGGATTTGGATTCGGAGTACTGAAAGATTGCAGACCAGCTGTTTGATGAATTGCGTTCTTCACATATTTGGGGTGTAAGCCAGCTCTTATGTTGGATATCTGGGTTGGACGGCGTTCTACGCAGCCAAACTATAAACTGCCTGATGTGTTCTACCCAGTAGTAATCCACTACAAGTCGCTCTTTATTTGTCATATCCAACAGAAGTTTAATAGTGAGCAAGCAAATGTGTGTTGTGGCAAACTCTATGCAATTAGAAATTACAAAATTCCACAACTATATGTATAGGTAGTTTGACCAGAAATAGGAAGCAATTCTAACGAGAGAAATTCCGTACAAAAGACAACCCACGAGACATGAGTGAAGTGAGTGATGATAGTGGGCGATAATGTTTGGATTAGATGTGGGGTTGGTGTTGCAATAAAACAGTGAGCATAAAATCTCTGTCTTGtatgtatttgttttgtttgtgggCTTTGTGCTGTCCCCACGATATCTAAAAAGGAATGATAACTGCCTAATTATGAAAGAACATCGGCGGACccaaaacaaaaatcccaaacaCTTCACTTTATATTTGGAGGAACTTAGCTGTAAAGTTTTTTTAAGCACCCAAATTAGCCTTCATAAATCGTACGAGAATTCATCGCTTGGGAAGCTATGGAATGCCATGTAAGTGTGTTGGCGTGTTGCCATTTTGAGGCCGGCCGCACTGTGTTGTCTTAGTAGTCTTAGGGTCCGTTTGATTCAACATCTTTCTCACAATAATAAGACTTCACAGTACATTTCCCAGTACGAGAGTATTTCCAAATTAAATCCTCCTTTCTATTCACCATCGGATCAATGGTATTAATAACATCCTCCATTTGGCAGAGTGACCAATTCCCAGGAATAAAGAGGTCTTCTACCTCCTCTTCCTCTGCCAATTATCATCCACGTTCATCCAAGAGAAACAACACCCGATTTCCTTTACCATAGAGATTTTCAAACTTCATTGCACACCCAGAAAGATCAATTTCAATGGGGgagaatttgaaagaaaacaaacCTTAAAAGCAGAAGGAAAACTAATTATGACAAAAAATCAGGAAATGAATTAAAAGGAGAATTGAGGCAGTGGACTGAGGTTGCAAAAGTGCAGTGGAATAAAAACTTATCCAAGGAAAGACGAGAAAACATAATCCAAAAGGAAGTCCTGAATCTCAACTAGGAGGAACGAGGACAAACATACAAAGCATTGACCAAAAccagttcaaagttcaaacacctCAAGCTTTATTCCTCTCTCCATCATAAATTCCGCTAGGAAAGATAAAGAATATAATCTAAAACTATGCCTGAGAGTAAGACAACATAATTTTCTCCgcaaaacataaacaaaaactGACCAAAAAGCTGGCACTTTCTAGTATTTGTAGTCCTTGACATGGAGGCTTTCAGAGGCACCCTCACCAAGCTGAGCATCACCCTTGTAGGTGCCAAGGGTTGCCTCAGAGTTGGCTTTGCACCTGGCAAGGAGTGCAGCTTGAGCCGCCTTCACATTCTCTTCCTTGCCAGCCCAAGCCTTGAGAGTACTCTGCTGAAGGGCACGTCCAAATGAGAAGGAAAGACTCCATGGCTTCTTCCCCTTAAGCTTGTTCATGGCATTGAGGTTGATGGTAGCCTCTTCCTCGCTCTGCCCACCAGACAAGAAAACAATGGCGGGAACTGCAGCAGGGACAGTGCGCTGTAAAGCCCGCACTGTGTGCTCAGCAATCACCTCAGGTGCAACCTTATGGGCCTCTGATCCAGGGGTAACCATGTTGGGCTTCAACAGAGTACCCTCAAGCAGGACATGGTGATCATTCAAAGCCTTATAACATGCAGCGAGCACACGCTCGGTTACATCAGCACACTTCTCAATGCTATGGGGACCATCAACCAGGATCTCAGGCTCAACAATTGGAACAAGACCATTCTCCTGGCAGATGATAGCATATCTAGCCAACCCGTTGGCATTCTCATTGATAGCCAGCTGAGATGGCTCAGTTGGAGCAATCTTCAACACAGCACGCCACTTGGCAAACCGAGCACCAGCTTCATAGTACTTCTGGCAACGCTGAGCAAGGCCATCAAGACCTTGAGTTGTTGTCTCACCGTTGGTTCCAGCAAGCTCAACAGTGCCCTTGTCAACCTTAATACCAGGTAGCACTCCACTTTCCTTCAACACATCAACAAAGGGCTTGCCTACACAGTATAATCAAGATTTTATCAAACTTGCTTTGAATTATTTAGGGGGAATAAAAGGCCAAAAAAATCTCTATAGCCAATAAAACATCAGGTAAGCCTCTACCATCCACAAATAATgggataattaaaaaaaagtatgaaaaatacAATATGCATCCTATCAAAATACCTGCTGCAGTCTTCTGGTACAGGGTTTCCTCGAAGAGGATGACACCACTGAGGCATGGGAGAGCACCAGGGGCGGTGAATAGGAGCTCACGAAGAGCACGCCTGTTTGTTTCAACATTCTCAACGTTGATGCTTGCCAGACGCTTTCCGATTGTCCCAGTTGATTCATCAGCAGCAAGAATTCCCTTACCAGGAGTGCCAATGTAGGCAGCATTGGCAATGAGCTCatctaaagaaaaagaaaaatacattcGATTAATAGGGGGAAAAACAGAACCCataaacaaatacaaaaatctaTTCAATTTTTCCTTATGCTAAGCAGCATTCACAATatcagaaataaaaaaataaaagagatgacAGCTAACAAAACACCTAGAAAATCAGGAGAAATACAACCATGGGAAACTTGAAAGACCTAAAATGCAAGCTAGAAAGCACGCAAGGAAAAAActaacataaaagaaaaagatcTTAGCAACCTATCTCTATATAAAAGatctacattaaaaaaattaacagcTACTCAACATTCCACATTAATTCAGCTAAGTATAATATCAAAATACAGTATTTCATTATGAATCAAATCTACCAGAACTAAAATGATTAAATAAAGACCATAGACAATATGAGAAATTAGATCATCCAACATAGACAAAGTAACTTGGATTGAATATAAAATAAGAGAATATCTCGGTTTATTTATAAACACGTGCACGGAATAAATACGATAAAAAGAAAAGTCAATTAGACAAGTAGTTCAATACagtatgaaaaaaaaacacacagtaTCAAATAATCTCCAGACATTTTGCTTTCTCCTTGAGGTAACCCATATGAAGTAGACTAATTCCAGAGTCTGTAATACAAATAAATGTCTCGCATGGATTCATTCCAAATATTAAAATCACAATACCACTAAAACTCTTTAAAATTAATTCATTTATGCACAGGAAAAGCCAAAACATTTATTTTACAGCAAAGCCAGCTAAAATTCATTCAATTAAAGAACCTAAGCTACCGGTAAATAGATCTAAGCAAACACGCTATCTGTGCAGATAGACGGATCTGGTTTGATCGatagagacaaaaaaaatctgATATCAGATATTACATCACTGAAgataacaaaataaacaaaatcgCAGCACATTCCCTGATACCTTCAACGATTTACAAGATCAATAAATCTAAAGGGACAAGAAGACATATGTaagtagaatacaacggtcGTTGCCCG of Tripterygium wilfordii isolate XIE 37 chromosome 13, ASM1340144v1, whole genome shotgun sequence contains these proteins:
- the LOC120013352 gene encoding fructose-bisphosphate aldolase 6, cytosolic translates to MSSFKGKYADELIANAAYIGTPGKGILAADESTGTIGKRLASINVENVETNRRALRELLFTAPGALPCLSGVILFEETLYQKTAAGKPFVDVLKESGVLPGIKVDKGTVELAGTNGETTTQGLDGLAQRCQKYYEAGARFAKWRAVLKIAPTEPSQLAINENANGLARYAIICQENGLVPIVEPEILVDGPHSIEKCADVTERVLAACYKALNDHHVLLEGTLLKPNMVTPGSEAHKVAPEVIAEHTVRALQRTVPAAVPAIVFLSGGQSEEEATINLNAMNKLKGKKPWSLSFSFGRALQQSTLKAWAGKEENVKAAQAALLARCKANSEATLGTYKGDAQLGEGASESLHVKDYKY
- the LOC120013353 gene encoding ethylene-responsive transcription factor ERF024-like, giving the protein MQSSKSISSSSGSNVSVTSGGPARASGRHSIYRGVRRRSGKWVSEIREPRKPTRIWLGTFPTPEMAAVAYDVAALALKGPEAELNLPDVAASLPVPASTSPHDIQAAAAYAAAAFGAANDALGIQSNQMEGNETVVLQPDQMPRNVDNMFVDEDLIFDMPNVLVNMAEGMLLSPPRLGSFDYDDDYAAGSGGAGSGGDHNLWKFP